A part of Myxococcus landrumus genomic DNA contains:
- a CDS encoding response regulator transcription factor yields MRVLVVEDNRDLQANIARFLGTDFQLDFAATGPQGLTLALGNEYDVIVLDLMLPGMSGIELCQRYRQLAPRLVPILMLTARDTLEDKEEGFRAGADDYLVKPFSLRELKMRLEALARRPVPPSGRRLSVGSLTLEPDTGQARRGERTVRLNRTEALILRLLMEAAPEPVSTATLAHHLWGDEVPESSALRTHVYALRGALAELGLGACITTRRNEGYSLDARED; encoded by the coding sequence ATGCGAGTGCTCGTCGTCGAAGACAATCGCGACCTCCAGGCCAACATCGCGAGGTTCCTGGGGACGGACTTCCAGTTGGACTTCGCCGCCACCGGGCCCCAGGGCCTCACGCTCGCGCTGGGGAACGAATACGACGTCATCGTGCTCGACCTGATGCTGCCGGGCATGAGCGGCATCGAGCTGTGTCAGCGCTACCGTCAGCTCGCGCCCCGACTGGTCCCCATCCTCATGCTGACCGCGCGTGACACCTTGGAGGACAAGGAGGAGGGCTTTCGCGCCGGCGCGGATGACTACCTCGTCAAGCCGTTCTCGTTGCGGGAGCTGAAGATGCGGCTGGAGGCCCTGGCCCGGCGCCCCGTTCCTCCGAGCGGGCGGCGGCTGAGCGTGGGGTCCCTCACGCTGGAACCCGACACAGGCCAGGCGCGCCGAGGCGAGCGCACCGTCCGCCTCAACCGGACCGAGGCGCTCATCTTGAGGCTGCTGATGGAGGCGGCGCCCGAACCCGTGTCCACGGCGACGCTGGCGCACCACCTCTGGGGCGATGAGGTGCCCGAGTCCAGCGCCCTGCGCACCCATGTCTATGCGCTGCGAGGCGCGCTCGCCGAGCTGGGCCTGGGCGCCTGCATCACCACCCGCCGCAACGAGGGATACAGCCTGGATGCGCGCGAAGACTAG
- a CDS encoding alpha/beta hydrolase, whose translation MTRLLSLCLLLLSASMARASAPEASLDVRGADGERIPTRVLEPEGGAKNPPIAVLLHGLTRRKEDWLSEEGPTHGGVLKDELLRAGYRVYLLDARRHGERLTPDAKPGALARLAHKGEPAGYIAMIADTVRDAHAVLNAVLAKSQPPRVLVAGYSMGGQVGILLAAREPRVTHLVTMVPPHIDPSMEEVAPSKHVAKVQQEWLLLTANKDDFAPVADSRALFEAAPSRLKTHKTFESGHALPREYLDEVRRWLHEERKAPARAGDSKR comes from the coding sequence ATGACCCGACTGCTGTCGCTGTGTCTGCTGTTGCTGTCTGCCTCCATGGCCCGCGCCTCCGCCCCGGAGGCATCGCTGGATGTTCGCGGCGCGGATGGCGAGCGAATCCCCACGCGCGTGCTGGAACCCGAGGGGGGCGCGAAGAATCCCCCCATCGCGGTGCTCCTGCACGGGTTGACCCGCCGCAAGGAGGACTGGCTGTCGGAGGAGGGGCCGACCCATGGCGGCGTGCTGAAGGACGAGCTGCTGCGGGCGGGCTACCGCGTCTATCTCCTCGATGCCCGGCGCCATGGTGAGCGCCTGACGCCCGATGCGAAGCCGGGGGCTCTGGCCAGGCTGGCCCACAAGGGGGAGCCCGCGGGGTACATCGCGATGATTGCCGACACCGTGCGGGATGCCCACGCGGTGCTCAACGCCGTGCTCGCGAAGAGCCAGCCGCCTCGCGTGCTCGTCGCGGGGTACAGCATGGGAGGCCAGGTGGGAATCCTGCTCGCGGCGCGAGAGCCTCGTGTCACGCACCTCGTGACGATGGTCCCTCCGCACATCGACCCGTCGATGGAGGAGGTTGCCCCCTCGAAGCACGTGGCGAAGGTCCAGCAGGAGTGGCTGCTGCTGACCGCGAACAAGGACGACTTCGCACCCGTCGCGGACAGCCGCGCGCTCTTCGAGGCTGCTCCGTCCCGCCTCAAGACGCACAAGACCTTCGAGAGCGGGCACGCGCTTCCTCGGGAGTACCTGGACGAGGTCCGCCGCTGGCTTCATGAGGAGCGCAAGGCCCCGGCACGAGCGGGCGACTCGAAGCGGTGA
- a CDS encoding aminoglycoside adenylyltransferase family protein, whose protein sequence is MSTTALDTESRAQVARVVDLLPRLLGDDVVGLYLLGSALNGGLRPKSDVDLMLALSRPLGDGRREALVEQLLAISVDPRLGAPGRPLEVTVVVLDDVRPWRHPAKRELQFGEWLHDDFVAKRVEPPVIDPDLTLLLTMVRQHGVALMGPPPTEVFDPVPPADVERALAETVAQWTGEDTWRGEEKNILLALARIWMTRVQGGFFPKDVAAAWALERLPPAHRPVLESARAAYLGEREVDWTRLAGEVGDCLRSMKGIIEALPSDRSRR, encoded by the coding sequence ATGAGCACCACCGCGTTGGACACGGAGTCGCGGGCGCAGGTCGCCCGGGTCGTCGACCTGCTTCCCCGCCTGCTCGGGGATGATGTCGTGGGCCTCTACCTGCTCGGCTCGGCCTTGAATGGCGGGCTGCGGCCAAAGAGCGACGTGGACCTGATGCTCGCGCTCTCTCGGCCCCTGGGCGACGGCCGGAGGGAGGCGCTGGTCGAGCAGCTCCTGGCCATCTCGGTCGACCCGAGGCTCGGGGCGCCAGGCCGGCCGCTCGAGGTGACAGTGGTCGTCCTGGATGACGTGAGGCCGTGGCGGCATCCGGCGAAGCGCGAGCTCCAGTTCGGCGAGTGGCTGCACGACGACTTCGTGGCGAAGCGGGTGGAGCCGCCGGTCATCGACCCGGACCTCACCCTCCTGCTCACCATGGTGCGGCAGCACGGCGTCGCGTTGATGGGCCCTCCGCCGACGGAGGTCTTCGACCCGGTTCCCCCGGCCGATGTCGAGCGCGCGCTCGCGGAGACGGTGGCGCAGTGGACGGGCGAGGACACGTGGCGAGGAGAGGAGAAGAACATCCTGCTGGCCCTGGCGCGCATCTGGATGACCCGCGTGCAGGGCGGGTTCTTTCCCAAGGACGTCGCGGCGGCGTGGGCGCTGGAGCGGCTGCCGCCCGCGCATCGGCCCGTGCTCGAGTCCGCGCGCGCGGCCTATCTCGGCGAGCGCGAGGTTGATTGGACGCGCCTCGCCGGGGAGGTGGGCGACTGCCTCCGCTCCATGAAGGGAATCATCGAGGCGCTGCCTTCTGACCGCTCACGCCGATGA
- a CDS encoding class I SAM-dependent methyltransferase, translating into MSEQFDNIGSKYEEFKTTTPLPIPERHTFQRLVGNLAGKRVLDLACGSGHYSRFLNRLGAEWVEGVDISPEMIQLARELEQKQPVGLRYHVMDARELSRLGDYDLVTAVFLLNYAQTREELRDMCRGAFSNLKPGGRFVAVTANPVFDLHRSNFSAYGVRVLSEQFEQGRHHCRALFLTEPPTPFEYFRWSSDVYESAFADAGFRNVTWHPIEIPKEAIDQFGDDFWREYRENSLVIGVSGQKAAPR; encoded by the coding sequence ATGTCCGAGCAATTCGACAACATCGGGAGCAAGTATGAGGAGTTCAAGACGACGACTCCGCTGCCCATTCCGGAGCGCCACACGTTCCAGCGCCTGGTCGGGAACCTCGCCGGAAAGCGTGTCCTGGACCTGGCCTGTGGCAGCGGACACTACTCCCGGTTCCTGAACAGGCTCGGCGCCGAGTGGGTGGAGGGCGTGGACATCTCCCCGGAGATGATTCAGCTCGCACGGGAGCTCGAGCAGAAGCAGCCCGTCGGCCTGCGCTACCACGTCATGGATGCCCGCGAGCTCTCACGGCTGGGGGACTACGACCTCGTCACCGCCGTGTTTCTGCTGAACTACGCCCAGACCCGCGAGGAGCTCCGGGACATGTGCCGGGGCGCCTTCAGCAATCTCAAGCCTGGCGGCCGCTTCGTCGCCGTGACAGCCAATCCCGTCTTCGACCTGCACCGCTCGAACTTCTCCGCCTACGGGGTCAGAGTCCTGAGCGAACAGTTCGAGCAGGGCCGCCACCACTGCCGCGCGCTCTTCCTCACCGAGCCCCCCACCCCCTTCGAGTACTTCCGCTGGTCCTCCGACGTGTACGAGTCCGCGTTCGCGGATGCGGGCTTCCGGAACGTCACCTGGCACCCCATCGAGATTCCGAAGGAGGCCATCGACCAGTTCGGCGACGACTTCTGGCGGGAGTACCGGGAGAACTCCCTCGTCATCGGCGTGAGCGGTCAGAAGGCAGCGCCTCGATGA
- a CDS encoding DUF1570 domain-containing protein produces MAFRWGWTGLVLALTAGCATPRALCPREGGDTWTEVQSRHFRVRTNLKPDAAAQTARELELLRRALLFAWGPDFAPEDFVDVIILRNMGELSEFTQGHFSGHKRTTDRGPLLILSGHEDVPGSKPPLQLQAHELTHHLSDYVLLHRPKWLSEGLASYLETVELAPDGSLAVMGRPSPWNLERVREEGWLDIDALWDWDGKSLTDKDAQERHYASAWLWVHYLINKHPARFDAFQSLLARAEASRRAWKSVFGDGADLKEGLRAYVESGLYAVLTQPLPPVPTELTSRELESAEVHAIRGLLYFRAGGVMSYDERLKKARAEVEQGLREDPLNVSAAVLAAQVYAGNDEHLERARALVKAHPDNGSAWDLLAVYLDEAAEPEVMAQARTSAARLLPLNARVQQNLARHHLSKGRLEQGLTVARQAVALAPGELSGYALQAEALFRLERCPEALSHQRRAVALLTGSHPEAFRKHTRSILKSYEAKCGEAVKTAPP; encoded by the coding sequence ATGGCGTTTCGATGGGGATGGACAGGTCTGGTTCTCGCTCTCACCGCGGGCTGTGCCACGCCGCGTGCCTTGTGCCCTCGCGAGGGCGGTGACACCTGGACCGAGGTCCAGAGCCGTCATTTCCGGGTGCGGACGAACCTGAAGCCCGACGCCGCCGCGCAGACGGCGCGCGAGCTGGAGCTGCTTCGCCGCGCCCTGCTTTTCGCGTGGGGGCCGGACTTCGCGCCCGAGGACTTCGTGGATGTCATCATCCTGCGAAACATGGGCGAGCTCTCCGAGTTCACCCAGGGGCACTTCTCCGGCCACAAGCGGACCACGGACCGGGGCCCGCTGCTCATCCTCTCCGGTCATGAGGACGTGCCGGGAAGCAAGCCGCCGTTGCAGCTGCAAGCCCACGAGCTGACGCACCACCTGAGCGACTACGTGTTGCTGCATCGACCCAAGTGGTTGAGCGAGGGACTCGCCAGCTACCTGGAGACCGTCGAACTCGCGCCGGACGGCTCCCTGGCGGTCATGGGGCGGCCGAGTCCGTGGAACCTGGAGCGGGTGCGCGAGGAGGGGTGGCTCGACATCGACGCGCTCTGGGACTGGGATGGGAAGTCCCTCACCGACAAGGACGCGCAGGAACGGCACTACGCCTCCGCCTGGCTTTGGGTTCACTACCTCATCAACAAGCACCCCGCGCGCTTCGACGCGTTCCAGAGCTTGCTGGCCCGCGCCGAGGCTTCTCGCCGCGCGTGGAAGAGTGTCTTTGGCGATGGGGCGGATTTGAAGGAGGGGCTTCGCGCCTACGTCGAAAGTGGGCTCTACGCCGTCCTCACCCAGCCACTGCCGCCTGTCCCGACAGAGCTCACCTCGCGCGAGCTGGAGTCCGCCGAGGTCCATGCCATTCGCGGGCTGCTCTACTTCAGGGCCGGCGGGGTGATGTCCTACGACGAGCGCCTGAAGAAGGCCCGCGCCGAGGTCGAGCAGGGGCTGCGAGAGGACCCCCTCAACGTGAGTGCCGCCGTCCTCGCCGCGCAGGTGTATGCGGGCAATGACGAACACCTCGAGAGGGCCCGGGCCCTGGTGAAGGCGCATCCGGACAATGGCAGTGCCTGGGACCTGCTGGCGGTGTACCTGGACGAGGCGGCCGAGCCCGAGGTGATGGCTCAGGCACGGACGTCCGCTGCCCGGCTGCTGCCGCTCAATGCGCGGGTCCAACAGAACCTCGCGCGACATCACCTGTCGAAGGGACGGCTCGAGCAGGGATTGACCGTGGCCCGTCAGGCCGTGGCGCTCGCGCCCGGTGAGCTCTCTGGATATGCACTCCAGGCGGAGGCGCTCTTTCGGCTCGAACGCTGTCCGGAGGCCCTGTCCCACCAGCGTCGCGCGGTGGCCTTGCTGACTGGGAGTCATCCGGAAGCCTTCCGGAAGCACACGCGCTCCATTCTCAAATCCTACGAAGCGAAGTGCGGTGAGGCAGTCAAAACCGCCCCGCCCTGA
- a CDS encoding Ig-like domain-containing protein — protein sequence MTLDSPSGGSFLRGAVTLTASAYDDVGVSRVDFFSGTTLIASSTQAPFIVSWDTTTGTSGTHALTAQAFDADGNSGTSAPVSVMVDNFLPILLSGSPKYNPQAQNYVRGNITVGWVATDQNLSGIALTEFFEDGVLRATQPGHPSPDYSFSWDTRVLANRSYSLMLRATDNAGNVQTLTRALMVDNAPPSSLLTAPANGAVVSGLVTLAAQASDSQALIYVAFEIDGVLQSPFATTAPFTRTWDTTGKSGTHVIVAIAYDRAGNSKRSNAVTVTVP from the coding sequence GTGACGCTCGACTCCCCGAGCGGAGGCAGCTTCCTGCGGGGCGCCGTCACCCTGACGGCGAGCGCCTATGACGACGTGGGGGTGTCCCGCGTGGACTTCTTCTCGGGCACCACCCTCATCGCCTCCTCCACCCAGGCTCCCTTCATCGTGAGCTGGGACACGACGACGGGCACCTCCGGCACGCACGCGCTGACGGCCCAGGCCTTCGACGCGGATGGCAACTCCGGCACGTCCGCGCCCGTGAGCGTCATGGTGGACAACTTCCTGCCCATCCTCTTGAGCGGCTCACCGAAATACAATCCCCAGGCGCAGAACTACGTGAGGGGCAACATCACCGTGGGTTGGGTTGCCACGGACCAGAACCTCTCCGGAATCGCGCTGACGGAGTTCTTCGAGGACGGGGTCCTGCGCGCCACGCAGCCGGGCCACCCGTCCCCTGACTACTCCTTCTCGTGGGACACGCGGGTGCTGGCGAACCGCAGCTATTCGCTGATGCTTCGCGCGACGGACAACGCGGGCAACGTGCAGACCCTCACGCGCGCGCTGATGGTCGACAACGCGCCGCCTTCGTCGCTCCTCACCGCTCCGGCCAACGGCGCGGTGGTCTCCGGGCTCGTCACCCTGGCCGCCCAGGCGAGCGACAGCCAGGCGCTCATCTACGTCGCCTTCGAGATTGATGGCGTCCTCCAGTCGCCCTTCGCGACGACGGCGCCGTTCACCCGGACCTGGGACACCACGGGCAAGTCCGGCACGCATGTGATTGTCGCCATCGCGTATGACCGCGCGGGCAACAGCAAGCGCAGCAATGCCGTGACAGTCACCGTGCCCTGA
- a CDS encoding hydroxymethylglutaryl-CoA reductase: MNDEEADSEGVVRNSMEPCLRNRRGAVEVSLTNHLADLHVVRWGPLRVNGHEVPPGDLVLFPEEGAVTRGEHVSAERPFPFGRQRTVCIRTSVPALDPGEHRFEVELECGLHGVLRLDATEGIEASPSRTEGRLPREEEDDYSETIVQARRAHAEGWAGTCLNHVSRHSFAPRHARNSCELFTGVAQVPLGVAGPLVIHGEHADGPYLIPLATTEGTMVASYNRGIKLLNACGGARCTVLDDSMQRAPAFVFDDAKQGRDFVSWVKEQQGVITTLAESTSHVAKLLRIETFQVHRFVFLRFNFSTGDAAGQNMVGKATFEALKWIRERYPSIRASFLEGNISTDKKSSQMNILQTRGKRVTAEVVVPRELLRTSMRTRVSQAVLFQRICAEGARLAGAHNNGAQSANALAALFIATGQDVAALAESAAGTLFTHETEEGDLYAAITLPSLVLATHGGGTGLPTQRECLELMDCHGRGKVRRLAEIVAGVVLAGELSLLCAVASERGSEEWVTSHERLGRHH, from the coding sequence ATGAACGACGAAGAGGCAGACAGTGAGGGTGTCGTCAGGAATTCAATGGAGCCCTGCCTGAGAAACCGGCGTGGCGCCGTGGAAGTCTCACTGACCAACCACCTGGCGGATTTGCATGTCGTCAGGTGGGGGCCGCTGCGTGTCAACGGACACGAGGTTCCTCCAGGAGACCTCGTCCTGTTTCCCGAGGAGGGCGCTGTCACACGCGGCGAGCATGTCTCTGCCGAGCGCCCCTTTCCCTTCGGACGTCAGCGGACCGTCTGTATCCGCACCTCGGTTCCGGCGCTCGACCCAGGGGAGCACCGGTTCGAGGTGGAGCTCGAATGCGGCCTCCACGGTGTCTTGCGACTGGATGCGACAGAGGGCATCGAGGCGTCACCCTCCCGGACGGAGGGTCGGCTCCCCCGTGAGGAGGAGGACGATTACTCCGAAACCATCGTCCAGGCACGCCGGGCCCATGCGGAGGGCTGGGCGGGCACCTGCTTGAATCATGTGTCGCGGCACTCCTTCGCCCCACGACACGCGCGAAACTCGTGCGAGCTCTTCACGGGGGTGGCGCAGGTCCCGCTCGGAGTGGCGGGGCCACTCGTCATCCATGGAGAGCACGCGGACGGTCCGTATCTCATCCCCCTGGCGACCACCGAGGGGACGATGGTCGCGAGCTACAACCGAGGTATCAAGCTCCTCAACGCGTGCGGAGGAGCCCGCTGCACGGTGTTGGATGATTCCATGCAACGAGCCCCCGCCTTCGTGTTCGACGACGCGAAGCAGGGGCGAGACTTCGTCTCATGGGTCAAGGAGCAACAGGGCGTCATCACCACGCTGGCGGAGTCCACCAGCCACGTGGCGAAGCTGCTGCGCATCGAGACCTTCCAGGTCCACCGCTTCGTCTTCCTGCGCTTCAACTTCAGCACGGGCGACGCCGCGGGCCAGAACATGGTGGGCAAGGCCACCTTCGAGGCCCTGAAGTGGATTCGCGAGCGCTACCCCTCGATTCGCGCCAGCTTCCTGGAGGGAAACATCTCCACCGACAAGAAGTCCTCGCAGATGAACATCCTCCAGACGCGGGGCAAGCGGGTGACGGCCGAGGTGGTCGTCCCCCGGGAGTTGTTGCGGACCTCGATGCGGACACGCGTGTCCCAGGCCGTCCTCTTCCAGCGCATCTGCGCGGAGGGCGCCAGGCTCGCGGGCGCCCACAACAACGGCGCTCAATCCGCCAACGCCCTCGCAGCCCTGTTCATCGCCACGGGACAAGACGTGGCGGCCCTGGCGGAGTCCGCGGCCGGAACGTTGTTCACGCATGAAACCGAGGAGGGGGACCTCTATGCGGCCATCACCCTCCCCTCGCTGGTCCTGGCCACCCATGGAGGCGGCACGGGCCTGCCCACGCAGCGCGAGTGTCTGGAGCTGATGGACTGCCACGGACGAGGGAAGGTGCGCAGGCTCGCGGAGATTGTCGCCGGCGTTGTCCTCGCGGGAGAGCTGTCCCTCTTGTGCGCCGTGGCCTCCGAGCGGGGCTCCGAGGAGTGGGTGACGAGCCACGAGCGCCTGGGCCGGCATCACTGA
- a CDS encoding tyrosine-type recombinase/integrase produces MPRVYFRRRKGDKAARKEAPLHGTWHLDYRDAGGTRVQPRTDARTKAEAEVKLREALDEADAIRHGRIPAARKVMRVDQAAAEMLASRQGLDSYKSDEIYVRRHIIPALGKKYLAQVTVADVETFANGLLGGVGGNRRLAPGTVGQVLIRLSLIYKWAKKARVFMGESPVREAAKPKPPKRHPKKLRPQEMDLVLDHSGRWANLFWFAACTGLREGEIPPLLWSDLDLGHDAPSVHVKRSGVKLTPKGKRERIVPLPQPVAAMLRKRRRETTSVFVWPGPSGMQQRRPDAIYNAAFRAALTRAGLSPGWRLTCVKCAKTKHAPWPKSKPCHCGGRMNARVEPGDYTFRHLRNSYATALGNPALAQRALGHAELATTMKHYYAVDAEQVRDAAENIPFARARDADVTPTQVRGRGKLSFGSNFKEMKR; encoded by the coding sequence ATGCCACGCGTCTACTTCCGCCGACGCAAGGGCGACAAAGCAGCGCGCAAGGAGGCGCCGCTGCATGGGACTTGGCATCTCGACTATCGGGACGCGGGAGGGACGCGCGTCCAACCACGCACTGACGCCAGAACCAAGGCAGAGGCAGAGGTAAAGCTCAGAGAAGCGTTGGATGAGGCCGACGCCATAAGGCATGGCCGCATCCCCGCCGCGAGAAAGGTGATGCGCGTGGACCAGGCTGCTGCAGAGATGTTGGCCAGCCGGCAGGGTCTCGACTCCTACAAGAGCGACGAAATCTACGTGCGCCGACACATCATCCCAGCGCTCGGGAAGAAGTATCTCGCGCAGGTCACCGTCGCGGACGTGGAGACGTTCGCCAACGGTCTCCTCGGCGGCGTTGGCGGAAACCGTCGCCTTGCCCCGGGCACCGTGGGGCAGGTGCTCATTCGGCTGAGCCTTATCTACAAATGGGCCAAGAAGGCACGCGTATTCATGGGTGAGTCACCCGTCCGGGAGGCTGCCAAACCAAAGCCCCCAAAGCGCCACCCGAAGAAACTCCGGCCGCAAGAGATGGACCTCGTGCTTGACCACTCTGGGCGATGGGCAAACCTATTCTGGTTTGCGGCGTGCACTGGACTCCGTGAAGGCGAGATTCCTCCGCTCCTTTGGAGCGACCTCGACCTCGGCCACGACGCTCCTAGCGTTCACGTCAAGCGGAGCGGTGTAAAGCTCACTCCCAAGGGGAAGCGTGAGCGGATTGTCCCGCTCCCGCAACCCGTTGCCGCGATGCTGCGGAAGCGCCGGCGGGAGACGACTAGCGTGTTCGTCTGGCCGGGCCCGAGCGGCATGCAACAGCGACGCCCTGACGCCATCTACAACGCTGCCTTTCGAGCGGCACTGACCCGCGCCGGACTCTCCCCTGGGTGGCGACTGACGTGCGTCAAATGCGCGAAGACTAAGCACGCACCCTGGCCTAAATCGAAGCCGTGCCACTGCGGTGGGCGGATGAATGCTCGAGTCGAACCAGGGGACTACACCTTCCGCCATCTGCGGAACTCGTACGCCACTGCCCTTGGGAACCCTGCCCTGGCACAGCGCGCCCTCGGACACGCGGAACTGGCGACGACGATGAAGCACTACTACGCCGTTGACGCAGAGCAAGTGCGGGATGCGGCGGAGAACATCCCATTTGCACGAGCGCGTGACGCGGACGTTACGCCGACGCAGGTCAGGGGTCGCGGAAAGCTCTCTTTCGGTAGTAATTTCAAGGAGATGAAGAGATGA
- a CDS encoding helix-turn-helix transcriptional regulator — protein MSDVPARMCSQTVGDVMTDGIDEMSCEGPKDNEAPHLRVVPRDAGELWTREDVAAFLRVSSKTVSRLAVKGDIPSIVLGGRMRRYRPDAIRAWAAAQESA, from the coding sequence ATGTCTGATGTACCTGCTAGGATGTGCAGTCAAACCGTGGGGGATGTGATGACGGACGGGATTGATGAGATGAGTTGCGAAGGGCCCAAGGACAACGAGGCGCCGCATCTGCGGGTCGTCCCGCGCGATGCGGGGGAGTTGTGGACTCGCGAGGACGTGGCTGCATTTCTTCGCGTCTCGTCGAAGACGGTGAGTCGACTTGCGGTCAAAGGAGACATCCCATCTATCGTCCTCGGTGGTCGCATGCGCAGGTATCGCCCCGACGCCATCCGTGCGTGGGCCGCCGCCCAGGAGTCAGCATAG
- a CDS encoding DUF6948 domain-containing protein has product MATKKQTQNRKVVVVAKPVGSNWARVMYGTLVEHDLASGTAVLEGARQALFYGRESGGEVGLAAVGPSKDSRLSPVAPGRSELAGVVLVTDATPEAVTAWSRA; this is encoded by the coding sequence ATGGCCACGAAGAAGCAGACTCAGAATCGGAAGGTTGTTGTCGTCGCGAAGCCCGTTGGCAGCAATTGGGCGCGCGTCATGTACGGGACGCTTGTCGAGCACGACCTCGCGAGCGGCACCGCAGTGCTCGAGGGCGCCCGTCAGGCTCTGTTCTACGGCCGCGAGTCCGGTGGCGAGGTCGGCCTGGCCGCCGTCGGACCGAGCAAGGACAGCCGGCTGTCGCCCGTTGCGCCTGGCCGGAGTGAACTCGCCGGTGTGGTGCTGGTGACGGATGCGACGCCGGAGGCTGTGACGGCGTGGAGCCGCGCGTGA
- a CDS encoding SGNH/GDSL hydrolase family protein, translating to MPPSPLPPRPTLGGWGDSILAGSCNGTDPLTVTRNLLGAGWLSSNHGVPSETAAQIRARYLSESPTGCLGEMCEHVVVEGGVNSLNNAVSPAATVADMVAVVDDALAQGHWVVWTDVLPATGCNFCGQEMRDNSYARNTTYNALMLAECNARSSNPRLRCVFNFSAFEDPARPNQGYLLPAYDCDGIHLLQAGADALAASIDQAIRQMRGL from the coding sequence ATGCCACCAAGCCCACTGCCTCCACGTCCGACGCTCGGTGGCTGGGGAGATTCCATCCTCGCCGGCAGCTGCAATGGGACGGACCCACTGACGGTGACGCGCAACCTCCTCGGCGCCGGCTGGCTCTCGTCCAACCACGGAGTGCCCAGCGAGACGGCGGCGCAGATTCGCGCCCGCTACCTGTCGGAGTCTCCCACCGGGTGCCTGGGCGAGATGTGCGAGCACGTCGTCGTGGAGGGCGGCGTCAACAGCCTCAACAACGCGGTGTCTCCTGCCGCAACCGTGGCCGACATGGTGGCCGTCGTCGACGATGCGCTGGCCCAGGGCCACTGGGTGGTGTGGACGGACGTGTTGCCCGCGACGGGCTGCAACTTCTGTGGCCAGGAGATGAGAGACAACTCCTACGCGCGAAACACCACCTACAACGCGCTCATGCTCGCCGAGTGCAACGCGCGCTCGAGCAACCCGCGCCTGCGCTGCGTCTTCAACTTCTCGGCCTTCGAGGACCCAGCCCGGCCGAACCAAGGCTACCTGCTGCCCGCCTACGACTGCGACGGCATCCACCTGCTGCAAGCCGGCGCCGACGCGCTCGCGGCGTCCATTGACCAGGCCATCCGCCAGATGAGGGGACTCTGA
- a CDS encoding KilA-N domain-containing protein, with protein MACQTNPITINNILVNQDARGRYCLNDLHRAAGLEGRHQPSNFLRLESTQGLVGELSADHSSEVRSAPAEVVNGGPDRGTYVCRELVYAYAAWVSPAFHLRVLRTFDAVATGQVQAEQPTPRQLPTATEEKVAGHRAVLGILQGIPGIRTGIAASVMLDAIHQDTGLTMEPYRKALPPGEGPTGSLNATAVGESLGISARKANQRLEAAGLQHKSERGDWELTVEGAKVGEAIPYTRGSHSGYQVLWKPEVLNVLRTAKP; from the coding sequence ATGGCCTGCCAGACTAACCCCATCACTATCAACAACATCCTTGTGAACCAGGACGCCCGTGGCAGGTACTGCCTCAACGACCTGCACCGCGCCGCAGGGCTCGAGGGCCGTCACCAGCCGTCGAACTTCCTCCGCCTTGAGTCCACCCAGGGGCTCGTCGGCGAGTTGTCGGCCGACCACTCCTCAGAAGTGAGGAGTGCCCCAGCAGAGGTCGTCAACGGAGGGCCCGACCGGGGCACCTACGTCTGCCGCGAGCTCGTCTACGCGTACGCCGCCTGGGTGTCCCCGGCCTTCCATCTCCGGGTGCTGCGGACCTTCGACGCCGTGGCGACGGGCCAGGTCCAGGCGGAGCAGCCCACGCCGCGCCAGTTGCCCACGGCCACAGAGGAGAAGGTGGCGGGACACCGCGCCGTGTTGGGCATCCTCCAGGGCATCCCCGGCATTCGCACCGGCATCGCCGCGTCCGTCATGCTCGACGCCATCCACCAGGACACCGGGCTCACCATGGAGCCGTACCGCAAGGCGCTCCCGCCCGGCGAGGGGCCTACCGGCTCGCTCAACGCTACGGCAGTGGGAGAGTCCCTTGGAATCTCCGCTAGGAAGGCGAATCAGCGCCTCGAGGCTGCTGGACTTCAGCACAAGAGTGAGCGCGGCGATTGGGAACTGACGGTGGAAGGGGCAAAGGTCGGTGAGGCCATCCCATACACGCGAGGCAGCCACTCCGGCTACCAGGTGCTGTGGAAGCCGGAGGTACTCAACGTGCTGCGCACGGCGAAGCCGTGA